The following nucleotide sequence is from Pithys albifrons albifrons isolate INPA30051 chromosome 2, PitAlb_v1, whole genome shotgun sequence.
tgcttttctctctggcCAGGGAGTGGTTGATGGTGGCAGGGCCCAGGATATGCACAGTGCTTGCAGACCATGGGAGGAGACCACTAGCCCCAAAGACTAAGCAAGAGTAAACACTGCCATCCAAAAACCACAGGGTACAGACCAGGGCTTGTCCTTGGGGTAGGAAAACTCTATGTTCCCAAGAGAAACACAGATCCTTTTGCTTTGAGGGTGTCAGATCCAGTCCCCTGCCATCTGACCTGGGATCCCACTGCCAGAAACGTTGCTCTGCTGAGACAGATTGATAAAATCCTGTTCCTACTTCATCCCAGCACAGATCCTGCTCTTAGACCAACTGCTTCCTTTTATTCAGAGACACACTTGCAGACTCAcatcaggagctgcagctgggctgcaaTATGGAATTTTTATCACTGCAATGCAAACATAGACCATTCTTGGCAGCAAATACATGTCCCGATGCCTCAAGTTCCTGTCAATTAGCCTCTCAAGACTCATCACCAGTCTTGGAGTGCCTTGAAGAAAACTGCTTGGAGTGTATTTTAATCTATTTCACCTGCCAAAAAAATTGAAGATCTGAGCTCAGAACCTTGGCCATAAGAACAGATCAAAGAAAAAAGCGGATTTACATCTAGAAGGACTTGTAATGAATGCTATGCTATAACCCCTAATTATGCAAGTATATCTGAAATATCATCAATGGGTCTGGCTACCTAAGCTCATAAAGAGGCTTGCAGAATCACATATTTAGGGACGTGGAAGCTCTCTAGAGATGAGGTAGGAGAAgacttttgtggttttttttttaaaggaggtTGAGACTTTGTTAGGAGAAAACAGCCACAGAAAGGGATTTGAACATGCATAGCCAGGTGAATGGTACCAACTGGGGAAGAGGCAGCTTCTGCAATCTGTGTTGTACAACACAAGATAAAAAAAGGTGttaaagaaagaaggaaaagtacTTATCACACATTTCCTGATCAGAGAAAAGCAACCTGACTTCAGCAATATTCAGGAAGGGGCTGGACATCTATGTGCAAGAACAGTCATTTCATTTGGGAAATAATAAGGGTCCTGCCTCACAACGTGGGTCGTAAGTGCTAAAACTCAGGGCACAGACAGCACCCCATTGTCTACCTGCTGCCCTGCTTTTAACAACTTCCTCTAAAAAACTTAGTGCTGATCATTCTTGAGCTGGGAACTGGCACAGATGCCCTAAGTACAGATCTAAACTGTCCATCCTTTCTCTCAGAGAGAGCAAAAAGCAACATCTCTTTCCCTGCATTTAACAGGATGTCTTCATATCTCCTTTGCTTACCTTCTACCACCTTGTGGTAAGCAAAGTGCAGATAGAGGAGGAAAAGCATATGCAGAGCAGCAAGAGTCCCACACAGGATGAGCCGCTGGGTATGTCCCACGGTGCGGGATATCAGCACAGCAACCTAGGAGAGAGGTGGAGATCAGAGACAGGGTAGCTGCTACCTGAGCCTCTCACACTGCAGTCAGGAGCACATAGGAGGATGGGCCAAGTAGGGATAATCTGTGGCAACATTAATCTGAGTGTTTTTCACAGACTTCACCAATAAATTTAGAGTAATTGGACTTTGTGTTGGGTAGGTGAACCTTGCTCAGTCTTGCCAAGAGTGCAGGATGCCCAGGCTTGGTGCTGCAAGGGAGTAAAGCTCCCACAGCTCTTAGAGTGGATAAGGATATTAATCTAAGTGGCGCCCCCATACACCGGTGGCCGAATCATGTGGGAGCATCAGGCTGTCCTTCACAGCAGCCTGACTGGCTGTGAAATGAACTGCCAGGCCCAAGGAACTTTCAGAAACCAAGCAACACCTCCCTCATGTTTTTTGTCCCAGGAAGAGGACCCCAGGCTGCCTGTCCCTTACCATTCGTAGTGTGGAGAGTCCTCCAACAACCAACCAGAAGATATAGAAGAGGGAGTGGAAGTGGATATTATAGGTGACAAAGAGAGTGATGCAGTGTCCAAAAAGGCCATAGCcctgacaaaacaaaaatgtccATGTTACAAGTGTCAGTCTCACACAAAGGGCCATTGATCAAGAGCACATACAGCCTATTCCTGCAACACTGCATCAAGACAAAGTCTCACAAACCACTCATTCAACATCAAAGAGTCAaccagaaaacaattttaagaGCGTCTCACATTCAGATAGTCTGTCTGAAGGATTCACTATCATGTCAGAGATTGAAACAACTTGGGAAACAGGAAACATTCTCTGATTCCAGAGAAATTGGAGTCTCCTGGGTTTTTCCCACCAAACTCTCATATCAGGAagtgcaaagcaggatgtgtgaAGAAACTGCCTCCGTGCACTATTGCTGTGCCTGGAATGGGGCAGGTCTGAAGAGCATTCTGGAATTCCAAGTTGTCCAAATGCAGTTACCTAGGATCAATGATCTACACGGACTTTTCATGTTCTTTGGGACATGCTTGGGCTGCAACAACACCATGCAGCCAATGTGCATCTCAAGGCAGTTTCACCTGTACATACCAACAGTGACAGCATCTGCACCATCGTGATTTGCGCATTGCACAGATATGCCAGGAAATACATGAAGGATGAGACGCCCAACCAGTAACCAAAGCAGGTGCCAATGGCTGTGCCCATCAGTGTGCCTTCCCTCTGTGGAGAGAGCATCAGGATGAGGAGAACTCAAAGAAGTGACCTGCCAGCACCCAAACTGCACCTTAGAAGCCCAGAGCCTTTTTAGGCATTATCAAATAGCTGGATAGCAGTGTTCAGGGGGCCACATGACCTACACACTActtctcccagcagcacagtgtCAAGACTTTGTGGTGTGTCCTTCCTCCtacccccaaaccaaaaagtTCTTCCTCAAATCACCTGTTTTTCAGCAAAATGCTTATTCAGTTATGGAAGGGGTTTCTTCTCCATTTTTAGTGTAATTATAGCAATCCAGAGCCCAGTCAAACCACAACTTATCAGCAAAACTTGACGTACAATGACGGTGTCCGAGGTCTTCATTCCATGCAAAAGAATTGCCACCAGTGTGAAAACCAGCATGAGGGGTCCGTACAGCTCGCCTGCAATCTTCTGCAGGAGGAGACAGATGTGGGAAAGTTTGGTTAGTGCTCCTGAATGCCAGGGTCCCCACCAAAAGTGATGTGAGAAATGTCCTGGATGAAGTTTATCACCGAGGTTATTACCTCAGCTTAAGTGAAAGTACATTGAGGTTGGAATGACAGGAAAGGGATCACCAGCATTTTCAGAGAGATGAACACCTAACAAACTGAGGTCATTAACAACATGGACTACTTCAGTTTTACAAGGTGGGACAGTCACTTGGCCCTGGAGTCTGATTCAGCAAAAGGGAACTCACCTGTGGGAAATTAATCATCTTCACAGGAATCATGGACTCCAGGAGCCTGCATCACAGGAACACAGGtaatgacagcagcagcaggaaggacaaTAGGATGGTTAGCAAAATACTTCATAACTAAAATATCCTATACACCCATTATCAGTATTTGCTGCTCTGTTCACAGGCCTTGGGGGACAAGATTCTTTCTAAAGGGTCACACGAAGTcactaaagaagaaaaaccctACTGTCAGTGAGTCAACTTTGCTGGGGGGATAGATTCGATGAACATGTTTAGGGATCCATCCAGGGTTAAGAGATCTttgacagcacagcaggacgGAAAGGCAACTTTTCACAAAGGCTCAGAAAACTGCCCTCTTGGACTCAGCTGTGTTGCAAACCCAACAGATGCCACACAATGGAGCCAGATGCCCCAGagccccctctcctgccccaggcagcAATGCCGACCGAcagggctgccagcacagccgcGGGACCTCTTTAGCACAGTGTTTCCCCATCCGTGCCCCTTCCCGAggggctgccagcccagccctgctcgcTGGCCTGGAGGTGACGAGACAGCCCaggccagcccagcctggcccagcccGCCTCCTGCCGCCCCCGGGCCCTGCCCACCTGGCTCGCACTTGGACGGGCTCCACATCGAAGTAGGGCCGCAGGATGTCGATGTTGGCATAGAGGCTGAAGGCCCTGGAGGCTTGTCTCTTGCCCACCTGCCACATCTGCGGGGAGAAGGGGGCGGGCAGCGGCCGGGCCGGCAGAAGGGGTGCCCGGGGCCGGGTCGGGCCGAGGGGCCGCGCTCACCTGGTCAGCGACCTGCCGGCCCAGCTGCCCCCGCAGCCCCTTCATGCCCAGGAACTCCCCGTCCTCCTCCTCGCCGGCGCCCGCCTCGccctccgcctcctcctcctcctcctctttcatGCGCTGGTGCATTTCCCCCATGTCCTCAAAGCTGGAGCCCGACGTGTCGTCCATGTTCTCCATGTCGATGACGGCGGAGCCGCCACCCTGCGCCGGGGCAGACACAGCGTCAGCGCCCGCTCGGATcagccccgccgcccgcggcccgacccggcccggccccacCTGCATGTTGTCCTCGAAGCCGCCCCACTCTGCCGCGGGGGCGCCGCTCCTGacgctgccgccgccgcccgctGTCCCCTGCGCGGCCATGGTGCCCGGCCTGGCCCCGCCGCGCTGGCGCGGATGGGCGGGAGCGGATGTGACGGCGAAGGCCGCGGAGGCGCTCCCGGTGCCGCCGAGTGCCGCCCCCTCGGCGCGATGGCGGCCCCGCGGGGCGCGGACGAGATGCGGGACCGCGTGGTACTGGGCGAGTTCGGCGTCCGCAACGTGAGTGAGCGCGGCGGGGCCAGGCGGGGCGCGCCCGCAGCACGGACCCCCTCACAGCCCCGCCTGTGCCCTCTACTCGCAGGTCCACACCACCGACTTCCCCGGCAACTACCACGGCTACGAGGACGCCTGGGACCAGCGGCGCTTCGAGGAGGTGGGTGAGCTGCGCCGGCGGCCGCGGGTGCGGGTGGGTGTGCGGGAGGATGCGGGTGCCTGCCGGGGGTGCGGGTGGGTGTGCGTGGGGATGCGAGCCCCGGCCGGGGGTGCGGGTGGGTGTGCGGGGGGATGCGAGCCCTGGCCGGGAGTGTGGGTGGGTGTGCGGGGGGATGCGAGCCCTGGCCAGGAGTGTGGGTGGGTGTGCGGGGGGATGCGGGCCCGGCCGAGGGTGCGGGTGGGTGTGCGAGGGGGATGCGGGTGTCTGCCGGGGGTGCGGGTGGGTGTGCATAGGGATGTGGGGGGTGTGCGGGTGCCTGCCGGGATTTGCGTGGGCGTGCGGGGGGGATGCGGGTGCCTGCCGGGGTTTCCGTGGGTGTGCGGGGGGATGCGGGTGCCTGCCGGGAGTGCGCGTGGGTGTGCGGGGGGATGCGGTGCCTGCCGGGGGTGCGTGGGGATGCGTGACACGCAGTGGGCGGCTCCTGCAGGCGTTCCGCGTGGACGTGATCCGCGAGGAGGGGGACTCGCTGGAGTTCGACATGGTGGGCATCGACGCCGCCATCGCCAACGCCTTCCGCCGCATCCTGCTCGCCGAGGTACCGCTGCTCGAGGCGAGGCTCGCCTGGGGATGCCGGCATAAGACTCGCGTGGTGGGGAGCGGGGAAGTTCCAGCCTGATGTCAGCCCTTGCGGACAGCTGCAGGGTTTGGAAGAGAAGCACATGTTCATTCCACATGTGTGCTAGGAGCCCAAGGAGAGCATGGGCCTTAGCAGTACCACCTGTTGGCTTAGGGGTGCTGTTGGTAGTGTCTACAGGTCAGGCCTTTGGACACAGCTGTGttgcaaaggaaacagaagccaCATAATGCTGCCAAGTAGTAAAAGGTTAAGGTTGCCTCAAAGCCCTTTCTCTTGCCCTTCACCTCTTGTAATTCATTGCTTAAAAAATGGGGAAGGGGATATATGGGGGTGTAAGGGTATATTGGGTACCCCGCTTTGGCAGAAATAGAAATACCTCTGAAAATACTCTGCATGGCAATTATTTGTGGAAGAGGAGGGACACTCTATCTGGATAATCTCTTGGCATGTAGTTCAACTGTTGTCTAATGCTGACTTCATCTCTTGTCTCCCTGAGGTGCCAACAATGGCTGTAGAGAAGGTCTTTGTGTACAACAACACATCCATTGTGCAGGATGAAATTCTGGCTCATCGGTTGGGCCTCATCCCTATCCGAGCTGACCCTCGGCTCTTTGAGTATAGAAACCAAGGTGAGAATCTTGGACTGGATAGACATTTTGAAGGTTTCCTTCAAAGTAGGAAGTCAGGGTCATGTAGACTGAGCAGAAGTGTGATCTCATAGAGGCTCATGGgtttcttcccttcccaggaGATCAAGAAGGCACAGAAATTGATACTCTGCAGtttcagctgaaaataaaatgcagtcGAAATCCTCAGGCAGCCAAGGAATCATCTGATCCTGATGAACTGTATTTCAATCACAAAGGTGAGATCTCTCCTAAAAATAGGTGctgttctcttcttttttttaggtCATGCAAGATAAGGTTTGGGCTGTTCTCTTTGTCCTGTCTGCGCACTGGGAAAGAGCTGATTCCATTCTGCTAAACTTGCTTTTTGTCATCTCCAGTCCTGTACAGATCAGTGACCTGCTTTGAGACAGCAGCTGGCTGACACTTGTGGCTTCTCTTTGCAGTGTACAGTAAACATATGACATGGGTGCCCTTGGGGAATCAGACAGACCTTTTTCCAGATGCTGACTTCCGACCTGTTCATGATGACATCCTCATTGCACTGCTGCGACCTGGGCAGGAAATAGATGTGCTTATGCACTGTGTCAAGGGTATAGGTGAGTTGAGTCCTGGGGCAGTGGAAGGAGGAACATGAGTGCTTGAACTAGGGCACTGCTCTGTGAAGGGGAAGGGTGGAGAACTGGCTTTTTCCCTGGAACTTTAGGCCCTGACATCCTTCCACTCTTGTTCCCCGAAGCCTGCTCTCATCCTTGACTCTTAACTCTTCATGCAGGTAAAGATCATGCCAAGTTTTCTCCTGTGGCCACAGCCAGTTATCGACTGCTTCCTGACATTACCCTCCTGAAGCCTATTGAGGATGAAGCAGCTGAGACGTTGCAGAAGTGCTTTTCCCCTGGAGTCATTGAGATCCAGAATATCAAAGGTACTTTTTGCCTGCTCTGAGTTTGTTCCTTACAAACTTTAGTGGAGACTGATTGGAGATTAGAGCCAAACATTACAGAGACAAAACCACATTGTGGTGTTGCCTTGCTGGTCAGCAATGGCTAATGCTCTTCTGAGCCTGGTTCTGTGGGTGAGTGGCTGCCACATGCATGTGTTGGGTGATGAACTAGGATCTCCCTGAAACGCTGACACTGGATACctgtctgcagagctctgcagcagctgactGCAGCTTCCAGTGCTGTTCAGTTGTAAGGCTTGGTAGTGAGCTTACTTCTTCCAGTAGCTGAGTGTGGAGAAGACTTCTTGTGTCCTTCCCTGGGGTATGTGCAGGCTTTGTGTTTGGGTTAGTTCTGCCATGCTGGAGTTTCACGTTGGGTATGTGCTAATTCTTTCTGTCAGTGGCTTCCCTGCCTTTTCTGATGGGGGAGTGCCTGTTGAGGGGTAAGCACTGGCAGTGACCACTGGGCACCCATCTGCTGCAATTTGCTCATATCATCTTTTTCCCTTTAGGAAAAAAGGTGGCAAGAGTAGCCAATGCACGGTTGGACACATTCAGCAGAGAAGTTTTCCGCCATGAGGGTCTGAAAAACCTTGTGCGCCTGGCAAGAGTACGAAACCATTACATCTGTAAGTGTCCTGTtccccccagagccctgcctgGTTTATATAAATAAGCAGAGATGGGCCAGCATGTATGGCTGGGTCTCTGCCTCCCCCCAACCTTACCCCTTCAGCATGCATACATTCATGTTCCAGTGGGTAACTACTGAGGTTGTGGTTTGGTGTTGctttggggttggggttggggttgaATCTGTTTTGTGCTTCCTGTTGTGAAATGTGACCTATTTGGCTATGGGGATCTGCCTTTTGTCACAAATGTGGTgtaagggaaggcaagggacaGAAACATGGAACCAAGTGTGGTCTGAAGCTGTGCTGacctgtgtttctgtgcagtttCAGTGGAGTCGACAGGTATCTTGCCTCCAGATGTGCTGGTGAGCGAAGCCATCAAGATCCTGATGGGAAAGTGTCAGCGTTTCCTGAACGAGCTGGACTCTGTGGCTATGGAGTGACCAGGCTGTTGCTGGAAAGCatatccctgccctgctgttctGGACTTCCTGCATCTGCCTGTAGAGGTCATTCCTCTTCCATAGGCAAGAAGCATGAAATGGGGCTTGCCAAGAGTCCTAGAACCATCTCtttggatttgttttctgttggtaATGAGCCTCAGTGAGATGTGTTGGagtaaaagcttttctttaaacCTGTCTTCTTCTGTGCTGTTCACAATTGTGAAACATAATCCATGGAGAAGAAAGTGACAGCAGGTCTAAAGATGAGTAATAGCATTTATTTTAGATTGTATGTAGTATGTAAAGAGGCCTGATATGGCCGAAGGGTAAAGAACTTCATAGCAGGTCAGTGAGATTTAAGAGGTTGTTATCTGTGCAGGGCTGTTTTGCGAGTTTATCAGGCCAGCTCTGGGGTAGTTAATATGGTACAGAAAAGGCTGTGCTGTCAGAGGACTGGAgaacctctcctgtgaagaaacTGAAGGTTTGGattgttcagcccagagaacagaaagtttcagggagaccttattCTGGCATTTCAACACATAAAAGGGATTGTGGAGAAAAGACTTTTTGCCagggcctgtagtgacaggCTAAGGGGCAACAGTTTTGAGCTGGAAGAGGCTAGACTTAGATTGAACATAGGAcattttttacagtgagggtgggaGGCAAGTTGGCAAATAGGTTGATCAGAGTTGTAGAtaccccatccttggaagtgttcaaggacaggttgcATGaggcaacctggtctagtggaatgtatccctctccagggcagggggggTTGCACTAGATGATCCTTGACAGtcctttccagggaaaaaaagtctgattctatgatacagCACCTGGCTTCTTTGTGCAAAGGTGGGAATTTAAAACAGGCTCTGTGAGGACTGGCTCTCCCTTCTCAAATATCTCAAGGAAAGGTGTTTCATCCCAGGTGCTAGATTTGTCTACTCCGTTCATCCATTCAGTGACTACTCTTAGGCCTGACTTTGAAGCAGAACTGGGTAACAGAGGGCAAGTGACAGTCAAACACCTCTCCACCCTGGAAGGACTGGCAAGATAGTGGTGAGCACTAATGTTATTCAGCACCAGATAGATCTTGGCCTGTGAGTCTCCCGACAAGCTAATGAAGGGACTGGAATTTCAGAAAATGTCTGGGAGTAGTGGTACGTCCCAGTTGCTTAAGTCAATCCACACTATCATGGCAGAATTCACTATAGCAAATGGTGCTTTTTCTCTACTTGTTTCACTGGGATACAATTACTTAAACTGTAAACAACGTTACAGGTGTTAGGTACAGGTGGCATCCTGGCGCCAGTCCCAACCTGTCCCATGTCACTGTACTGCTGCAATCCCATGCATGTGTTGGGTCTGTGTATCACAAGTTACCgctatttgtgtgtgtgtgtctgtgtatatatatatgtatatatatgcatgtaaatAGATACACAAGATACtaatatttatatacacaccCACGTATATATGTGTCTCAATATACTGCTCTTTCCAGCAATAGCTGGGGTTGGGTTTGCAGGCTACTTCAATAGCATATGCACCTCTCTGCTATTGCTTCACATATGTCCCATCCTGCTTATAGAACACACCCTGGAATAGCCCAAGGATTTTGCTTTGGCAACATGTACCCCTCAAGCTGCAAACTGGGACCCAGAATTAATAGAAACTAGCTGTGAGTGACATATAAGtactttaaaatgcaattttcccCTCACCTTCTAATTTAATTAACGTAGTCTGGAATGGTTCATCCCCTGCCTGATAATGTATGTTGACTACCAGCAAAGGTGCCCCCTGTTTGGTAGCTGGAATAAGGAGTGCTGAGCAATCCTTAGGCAGGCAGGCTGGGCAGACCAGAGGCCTCAGATCTTACTGAAAGAGATAAAAGAATAACAATGAAACATGACACTGTGTATATGAAACTGGAATAGCTTTACTGACATTCAGAGGTGTAACACAACCAGTTCAGAGACAGCTTCGGATTTAAACATTCCTAcaaaaaaggtttaaaatccattttaaaaaactCCCTTGTGTCTAGCATGAAGTCACAGAATGTTAAAAATATCCCAACACAATAAATACACCCAGCCTTTGCTAGAGCCAGGAGCCATGTTAGCTCAGAGGTTAAAAAAGTTTGAGGCCAGAAGGAAAGTGGAGAGTGCTGGTGGaacagcaggggcaggagggtgaATGGATTCCAAAGGcctgctcttcctctctgcGCTCCCATGCCTTCCAGCGCCAGCTTTTTTGTCCAGTCTGTCCTTGTGGAGACACTACTTCTCCATCTACTAGAGTTTGTTACTTGTTCTGTCTCCTGGATGGCAAAACTACCAGGTAGTGCTCTGGACAGACCCTCCCAACTGCTGTGCTAACACTAGGATAGATTGTGTGAACTATTCATCATGTAAGAAGAACCAGCTTTGCAGACTGGAGTGACTTCATAGAGTCCTACCTCATTTAAAACCCAGTTTCTGACCTGGCTCCCCCCTGTGAACTGCAGTATAAATCCCacccctcctgtcccagcaTGAAATTCTCCAAGAAGGACCAGACTGGGTAAAACCGGGCTACTGTCACCTCCACTGCACCAGGACAAGGAGATCCCTTTTGGTTTGCAGGTGCTTCAGGTATTGGTCCAGATTTTGTGTACCCTGCACTAGCCAAGTTCTAGTCTACAGGGCatggtaaaatgaaaaaaaaataaaaattgtccTGCTCCCCCTGAGAGATGTCCAAGAAAGGCTGGCACAAAGCAAAAGCCTTCCATCTGTCTCTGGGTAGAACAAGCTGTATGATCATATctatacatatacatgtatacatatgtgtgtgacagtgtctgCCTCTTTCTAGAGAGCAGCTGCACCTTAGAAAGGCTGATCTCGCGGGAGATCCTAGAGCACTGCTGGGCTTCCTGGCACACAGCCCTCAGCCCAAGGCTCAGCATCCTGGAGGGAGACTGATTCACCAGAGTACCAGTCCACTAGTGCCAAGAGCTGGTAAGCATGACAGGAGTGTACGATGTGTTCCCTACAAAGCCTGGCTACTAGCACCCAGAGGAAGATTAGGGTAGCCCCTTTCACATGGCACACTACTCTGCCTTTTGCATTAATCCTAAACCCCAAGGGATGAAGAGGTGGAGCAAGAGCAACCCAGGGCTGTAAGATGACCAGGCTTTACCTCATGGAGACTATAGGCTCAGCTCCCACCTTGCAGAGTAGCAGAGGTCTAAAGATGCTCATCcaatgaagggaaagaaatgagGGGAAAAGCTTAACAGACCAGTTCAAATGCCACTGCAGGCCCCACCCCAGTGTAGGGCAGAGAACGGGACAGGACCCGTAAGGGGCTTTATTCAAATGAATGCTTGTGGAGGTGTGACAAGGAGAATCTAATGTGCTTACTAGGAGGAGAGACAAAATATAAGGTCAGGGAGGAGACGGTTGCAGCATCCCAGGCTCACGGTTCAAAGAGTATGTTGAAGCTCTCTCCATCCTCATTTTCTAGCACATCTGTCTCCAATGATGGCTTCACCTTTTTGAAGAGAGATGGAAGGTTCCGGATATGAACCTCCTTGCGGAACTGCTCCCCAATGGGCTTCTGCAGAGGACAGATAGACAGGCATCAGTCACTACTGTCTTCATACCACCACTCAGCTCAGGGGCAGCCTGCAGATCAAAGGTAGATCCCAGGTTCCGAGCAACCCTTAGACCTGGAccctgtgcttgcattttgagGAGTCTTAGGCCTGGCCTTTCCCAAGTGCCAGGGCACTGAGGTAACATACCAGTTCCCCAGCTTCTAATGCAATGCCAAAAGCTCCAACACCACCATCCTCACAAAAGTCCAGAGATGACACAGCAGC
It contains:
- the YIPF3 gene encoding protein YIPF3, translated to MAAQGTAGGGGSVRSGAPAAEWGGFEDNMQGGGSAVIDMENMDDTSGSSFEDMGEMHQRMKEEEEEEAEGEAGAGEEEDGEFLGMKGLRGQLGRQVADQMWQVGKRQASRAFSLYANIDILRPYFDVEPVQVRARLLESMIPVKMINFPQKIAGELYGPLMLVFTLVAILLHGMKTSDTVIREGTLMGTAIGTCFGYWLGVSSFMYFLAYLCNAQITMVQMLSLLGYGLFGHCITLFVTYNIHFHSLFYIFWLVVGGLSTLRMVAVLISRTVGHTQRLILCGTLAALHMLFLLYLHFAYHKVVEGILDAFEGPNMPPFQRVARDIPVVSNAVLNTTAKAIALTL
- the POLR1C gene encoding DNA-directed RNA polymerases I and III subunit RPAC1; this translates as MAAPRGADEMRDRVVLGEFGVRNVHTTDFPGNYHGYEDAWDQRRFEEAFRVDVIREEGDSLEFDMVGIDAAIANAFRRILLAEVPTMAVEKVFVYNNTSIVQDEILAHRLGLIPIRADPRLFEYRNQGDQEGTEIDTLQFQLKIKCSRNPQAAKESSDPDELYFNHKVYSKHMTWVPLGNQTDLFPDADFRPVHDDILIALLRPGQEIDVLMHCVKGIGKDHAKFSPVATASYRLLPDITLLKPIEDEAAETLQKCFSPGVIEIQNIKGKKVARVANARLDTFSREVFRHEGLKNLVRLARVRNHYIFSVESTGILPPDVLVSEAIKILMGKCQRFLNELDSVAME